CAACCGGCGAAGGAGACCCGCTATGGCGCAACTGCCCCCCGTCCGTCCCGAGTATCAGCGTGAAACCGCGCTGCCCGGCGCACTGCCGCTGGACACGCCATTGCCGCTCACCACCCGGCTGTGGAACCAGGCATGGGTACGCAAAACGCTGCTGGTCATTGTGCTCCTTGCCCTCTGGGAAGGCGTGGCGCGTATTCAGAATAACGATCTGATGCTGCCGGGGTTCTGGCAAACGCTGCGCGCCTTTAGCGAAGACATGCACAGCGGCGAGCTGCCAGCGAAAATCCTCAACTCGCTCGGCACGCTATTAAAAGGCTATGCCATTGGCAGCGTGCTGGCGCTGGTGTTCAGCGCGCTGGCGATTTCCACACGGCTGGGGCGCGACTTGCTCAGTACGCTGACCGCCATGCTTAACCCGCTGCCCGCGATTGCCCTGCTGCCGCTGGCGCTGCTCTGGTTCGGGCTTGGTCAGGGGAGCCTGATTTTTGTGCTGGTCCACTCGGTGATGTGGCCGATTGCGCTCAACACGTGGTCGGGCTTTCAGAGTGTGCCGGAAACACTACGGATGGCCGGGCGAAACTACGGGCTGAACGGCCCGCGGCTGGTGCTCAACATTTTGATCCCGGCGGCGCTGCCGTCGATTATCTCCGGGCTGAAAATTGGCTGGGCGTTCGCCTGGCGCACGCTTATCGCCGCCGAACTGGTGTTTGGCGCCTCAAGCGGCGACGGCGGGCTCGGCTGGTATATTTTCCAGAACCGCAACGAGCTGTTTACCGACCGGGTCTTCGCCGGGCTGGCGACCGTCATCATCATCGGGCTGCTGGTGGAAGGACTGGTGTTCGCCACGCTCGAAAAAGCGACCGTGCGGCGCTGGGGCATGCAGCGTTAAAAAAAGCCCCGCCAGTGCGGGGCTTTTTTTTACAGCGCGATGCGGATAACGTCATCCGGGCTGGTGGCTTCCTGCTGACGGCTGGAGGCCTGCTTCACCGTAACATACAGCGTTTTACCATCCGGCGAGAGCGCCAGGCTGTTCGGGTGTACCGGCGTTTTAAAGGTTTTGGTGACAGTGTAACCTTTAGCGTCAATCACGCTGACGCTGCCCGCCTCGCGGTGCGTCAGATAAACCTCGTTACGCGCCGGGTTGAACAGCACCGCCAGCGCGTTCGGTGCCTCGACGGTTTTGATGAAGTTGCCGGTGCGGGTATCCACCACGAGCAGTTGCGGCTGCTTCGAATCCGCCACAAACGCGCGGTGGTTAGCGGTATCCAGGCTCAGGTTGATAAAGAAGTGCTCTTTACCGTCTTCGGCGAGCTTTTTGCGCGACAGGATTTTATTGGTCGCGGTGTCGATGGTAATAAATTCGCCATCGGCGTTGGTGGTATACAGGCGCTTCGCCGCGGCGTCGAGCGCGAGCCCGGCGCTGTATTTACCAAGGCCCGTAATGCTTGCGCGGTGTTTTACCGTCTCGCCATCCACCACCCAGATCTCGCTCTCGTTACCGATGCCGCCGATATAAACGGTATTGGTAGTCTCATCGACCACCAGCTCGCGCGGCTGCAATGGCTTCACGCTTTCTGAACGCGCGCGCCCGTCAAGCACCAGACGCCCTTTCACGTCGCCGGTTTTCGCATCCACCGCCGTTACCGCGCCATTGACCGTATTGCCGAACCACAGCGTATTGGTTTTGGTGTTAATCGCGGCACCGAACGGTTTGAGATCGTTATGAATGGTCTGGGTAATATCCAGCGTCGTCGGGTCGAGACGGTAAATCACGCCGCCTTTATCGAGCTTACGGCTCTGGGACGTGGCGACGAACAGCGCCTGCTCCGCCGGGCTGTAGGCCATTTCATACGCGCCTTTGCCGACCGGCTTGCGCAGCAGCTCGTCGGCCGCCTGCGAGGTGAACGACGCGAACGTACCGGCGATAAATAGCGCGCCAAGCAGCGCGCGCGGCGTGGAGAGGTGACGTAACGGCATAAGAACTCCCTTTTAAACAAACAGAATGGGTTGCATCACACTGGAACCAAAAGGAAAAACATGGCCCGGTCTGGCCGGAACCTTTTATTATGGATGAGAATAATAATCATTATTCACGTGAAAGGAAGCCTTTTTATGGCTCGCGAAATGACAAAAGGCCGCTACACTTGCCTGAGTTAACGCAACGTGCCGTTAAGTTTTTCAAAAATTTACATAACGTTTAAGATTACGTCACAGATTTTATTGATTTTGTTACTTCCGGGACTCCGTAAACCGCATGAAAATCTCCCGCGCTGTCTATGCGCCCTTCGCTTTTCTGCTGCCTGTCGCTCTCACCCACGCGCAGGCCGCCGCTACAGATGAACAAACCATGATCGTGACCGCCGCGCCCGGCGGGATCTCCGAGCTTGATACGCCCGCGTCCGTCAGCGTCGTCAACGGCGACGATCTGCGCCACGCCGCGCCGCAGGTGAACCTCTCTGAAAACCTGGGCAGCGTGCCGGGCCTGCAAATTCAGAACCGGCAAAACTTCGCCCAGGATTTACAGCTCTCGATGCGCGGTTTCGGTTCCCGCTCCACCTACGGCGTGCGCGGCATTCGCATGTATGTCGACGGTATTCCGGCAACGATGCCGGACGGCCAGGGTTATACGTCGAATTTCGATCTCAACAGCATTGAGAGCGTGGATGTGCTGCGCGGGCCGTTTTCGGCGCTTTACGGCAACGCCTCCGGCGGCGTGATCAATGTGAAAACCGAAACCGGCGAGCAGCCGC
This sequence is a window from Cronobacter sakazakii. Protein-coding genes within it:
- a CDS encoding ABC transporter permease codes for the protein MAQLPPVRPEYQRETALPGALPLDTPLPLTTRLWNQAWVRKTLLVIVLLALWEGVARIQNNDLMLPGFWQTLRAFSEDMHSGELPAKILNSLGTLLKGYAIGSVLALVFSALAISTRLGRDLLSTLTAMLNPLPAIALLPLALLWFGLGQGSLIFVLVHSVMWPIALNTWSGFQSVPETLRMAGRNYGLNGPRLVLNILIPAALPSIISGLKIGWAFAWRTLIAAELVFGASSGDGGLGWYIFQNRNELFTDRVFAGLATVIIIGLLVEGLVFATLEKATVRRWGMQR
- the yncE gene encoding 7-bladed beta-propeller protein YncE, encoding MPLRHLSTPRALLGALFIAGTFASFTSQAADELLRKPVGKGAYEMAYSPAEQALFVATSQSRKLDKGGVIYRLDPTTLDITQTIHNDLKPFGAAINTKTNTLWFGNTVNGAVTAVDAKTGDVKGRLVLDGRARSESVKPLQPRELVVDETTNTVYIGGIGNESEIWVVDGETVKHRASITGLGKYSAGLALDAAAKRLYTTNADGEFITIDTATNKILSRKKLAEDGKEHFFINLSLDTANHRAFVADSKQPQLLVVDTRTGNFIKTVEAPNALAVLFNPARNEVYLTHREAGSVSVIDAKGYTVTKTFKTPVHPNSLALSPDGKTLYVTVKQASSRQQEATSPDDVIRIAL